tggcgtttcatgattttaggcgttccataaccggcggccgaaatgactggcggccgatATGCACTGtgacctttttttttattaacaactAGGCCTAAACCGAATGCGTGACAGAATTTCCAGTTGAATGATAATCATAGAATATAAAGATAAAACGATAATGATCATCGCGAGCTCCACCTTGTATTGTGCACAAGAATGTAGGATAAAAATGCATTGTGCTTGTGCAGTGCATGACAAAATACTATTATTTGCTAgaagtaataatattttacctTTTTAATACCTGTACACAAAACGAATTAAGAGGTCAAAAAAAGTGCACTGAAGTGAAATGAATGATGAAAAACCAGAATTTCGCTAATTTAAGTAGACCTGGTTCAGTAAAACGTAACAATAAGTTATTCAAATGCTTTAACTTTTGTATGCGTATAGTATTTTTCTGTTTGTGGTGCTATCAAAAACCTCTTTTTTAGTACTTTTTTTCTGTCTGCTCGTCTTTCAAAATggttaattaattttgtaacaTTAATACAAACTTTTCATTTTTGCCTTGAAAGTTATTATTTATCTTCATTAAACATCAGAATACTTGTTCTCATTAAAATCTTTGTCTATTCGTCGTGTTAAAGAAAACTGTACAACACAATAATCTTCCGCTCGttgattaggcctaaattatGGACATACAGTCAAACAGCCCAAATATGAAGACTTTATATCTAGTGACTAAAAAATAGAAGAATTGAAGGAAAAGGCAAATATTCAAGTTAAAcaatttttggttttttttgcttgtttttaattattattttttccaatATGTATTTCATAGATTCGACCACAATAGATATTTATGTCACAGACGAAGATGATCCCGTATATTCAACAACACCTGAAATGACGACACAAggtgagtaggcctaataatcaaataaaaaaaaaatcagctGCTATCTATAGATATTGCAATGTACAGTATGATGCCGTTGTGTGTTGTAATCTCGTTccaaattaataacaataatgaattaataaatatctttaaaaaatctatTATGTTATGTCAGTCAATAACATGACgactagtctgggttccagacggagttttgtcttaatattagtaaaaagataaatattttggcacatatggcgtttcatacgtatactacttgattttggatactgtattttcagacaaaaatcgcggtcgaaataaaaacaaataaataaaaaaaaaagataatacagacttggggcaagtctacatGACGACAGACAGCTATATACATTTAAGGCCTACCATACTTTGTTGTAAATCAAATCTggcttaagcttggtttccactagcgacgcaacgtaacgcaatctacgaaACGTAataaaatgcccttctaataattgtgttttcccccgtctgcgtgaaatcaaacctgcgatgtttgcatcACTATTGCGtcgttcccactagaacgcaatgcagcgacgtattgacgcaaagtgctgtattgtgtaatcaccagtgggaaccgacgatgaATCAGTTATGAAAACATCTCACAGGTTTgattcacgcaggcgggggcaaacacaattatcggaAGAAAATGTATTTCCagtaattgtgttttcccccgcctgcgtaaAATGAAACCtgtgatgtttgcagcactgtagaacgcaacgcaacacAACGCCTTTTCTTAAGCgtagttcccactagcgacgcaacgtaacgtaACCGACGCAACGTTacaaaatgcccttccaataattgtgtatTATCAGTTTTACTCATAATCGTCATtctctgattggttgaaacttcGTCAGTCTTTCGAGGGCGCACTTCGAATATATCTTCAATTGTTTTGCGTTAGTTAGCTACATTAAAGGGAAGTTCCTATTATTGACAAAGAataaaggtaataataatatttttcaaaaaaccaaaaataatcTTTTCAGTACGTTAATTGAAGTAATTTCATTAGTTATACGACACACTAAAATATTGTACCATCTTTAGACCAGTGTTTAAAGTTTAAAGTTTATTTACACGGCAAAACATTACAAACTACTTTGTAAGTAGTGCAATTGAGTGAATAACATGTGACCCACAAGCATCTAACCAAATGACAATAATCtactcaggtgtgttataatactACTGCAtatctgtttttgttttgtttttttcttcagatCCAGATCAATGTGCGTTTGAAGTATTAAACGAATGTGATACCGAAAACGGACATTGTACAAATACGGATAGTGGCTACACGTGCGAATGTAATGAAGGATATACATTGGCGTCTAATGGTTTCGACTGTGAAAGTAAGCTACatttacacacacacacaaatattCTAAATATGCacgtactcattgaaaaaatCCCTATTATTTTGTACTGAAGTATTTTTCGACAAGGCTATCATTTGAATATAAAAGCGTTTTCCTCCTAATGGTGGTTTTTCATGCAATGACACTATTGTTTTACAGATACGAATTGCCCAAATACATTCACTAAATGTCCAGGTACCAATAATGACAACTGCGTTTCATTTAACAAATTATGCGATACGATAAATGACTGTGGTGATTGGTCAGATGAAAATGCACTCTCGTGTGGTAAGTCTTAATTTTAAATTGCTACAGATAAAAATAGACATTAACTGTGTAATTATTGCTATGAGACGCTGATAATACGAAAGAGTAGGCCTATGTCACGCCAAATGAATtgaataatattacagtatgatgtatatatattattataaatatattaaacacaaaagacaaaaaacattaattctaaaccgcccggcgATATACTAAAAATGTAAGATAAGATAATAAGATAAGATGATTGTTGTAATTACAGCCTCGGTATTATATGGTAGCGTGGCCAGTTCATTTCCACGCCGCCTTATACTGTTATTATGTTTAGTATTTTTGCTAATTTTAGGGGAATGTTCTGAAAGTCAAACACGATGTGATAACGCTTATTGCATTGATACCAGCTTATTTTGCGATGAAACTGCTAATAATTGTCCGGATAATTTCGACGAGACGTCTTCCTTGTGTGATGGTGAGTATGTCTTCAAATCAATGACAGTCAAATTGCAAagtggttaaggcaggggcgccgtttaccgtacctaaaaaGCCAACAGCATCGGCAAAGGTTCGAgaccgactcgctcctagttctgttggtggaacaagtctttttggataaggactataaaccgtaggtcaaatgcacacagttataacctgtgtgcactttaaagaacccattTCATTATTCGAGAACTGTTTCACAAAATAGCCTCTGTATCTGGGAGATTACCACCTATCTAATAGGAcattgattaatttactattggtaatccttggccacaatGACTAAGACACGTACCAATATCAGTGTCCTACCGGGTCCAaattattcaacaacaaaacaatCCATGATCGTCACCTCATTTCACAATGAAAATCCTCATACTTACTGTATAGTAGGGCCCATAATAGCAGAAGCGTTATTATTATGGCAAATATTATACTTTTTGTTAACAGGAAGTTGCCTTTCGTTGGACCCACTGGATAATGGTAAACAAACCTTTCCAGCACAACATCGCAGGCGTTATTTAAACAACCAAGTCATCGAATTCGTCTCTAACGATGGTTTTACGTTGGTAGGAGATTCAGTGTTGACGTGCACTGACGAAAGCTTCGGCGACAACCTACCTCGTTGTTATTGTAAGTGTTAGACCTATTATTGGATAAGTACACCACGTCACGGAAAACTCGTAATATGTCTAATATCTGCCGCGGTTTTACTTTAATCAAATGAGTGCCTCAATATCAATGTGCATGCACAATTGcttttttcatatttaacactattttaatgaatattgtagCGATGTGTAATGTACCTGATGCACCAACATATGGAACTGTATCGACCAATGAAATGGTTGACCACGGTGATACAATTGAGTTTGCTTGTAGCACTGGTCTTGTTTTAGAACCTGCTACTCCAACTATATACACATGTAATGATGGTTCTCTTGAATACAACATCAGAAAGCACTGCATAGGTAATTATTCTTAATATTCTGTTTACtatttttcatctttttaaataatacattaactATATAAAagaatgatataataataactaaCCCTGTGATACTGAtttagtgagtgagtggccgagcggttaagacagtggaaccgtaattacgtagccataacatcggcaggtgttcgaggctcactcactccatggttctggtggtagaacgagtcttctcggataaagactataaaccgtaggtccagtgtacacatctagctcgtgtgcactttaaagaacctagtacatctttcgagacgagtagggggttaccccgatgtattagtacatcacagccactgatcaccaactgggccttctgggagaccagtctttgactgaagaggttacccagtataaatataaattccaATCAATCATTTAGGCTTATCCCACGTATTTAGACCAGTTCTAACGTTTTTTACGGTTCAATTAATATGCTTCGGTCGTCCCCAGGAGATAGACAGAGAAGCTCAACAGTTCCAGAACTATAATGTGGTGTACCGCGGCGCAAACTGATATTGATTTTAGACGTATACATGTATACATAGTCATGTATACTGTTTTGTTAACGCCTTCATTATTTTTTGGCCAGACTTCGATGAATGTACTCAAGACATCCCATGCGGCAGCAATGCCCAGTGCACGAACACATTTGGATCATACTCATGCGAGTGCAATGATGGATTTGAGGATGAGGGTGAGGGACAAGGATGTGAAGGTATGGTGGCAACTATATACCCACTAACCACATTTAAGGCctttcataaaaataatacGTGAAACCTAAACTTCTAACTCGAAGAGTCCTTCACACACTAAAGTCTACATCAACAGGAATGATTCGGACAATCAAAGCGAAGACAAAAGTGGTCATACAGTGGAAAGACCCTTAACACAAACACTGATCTTCAATGCTAAACAGAATAATAtgtataacatataatataaaagagTGAACaacacatctttttttttaatttgtagatATTGACGAATGTGCAAGGGGTACTGATACTTGCTCCGACAATGCACTTTGTACTGATACTACCGGAAGCTACACATGCGAATGTAATGACGGTTATAGAGGCGATGGTTTTGAGTGTATCGGTAAGTTGATAcatttttactatatttaataatatcgACAGTCGATCCTCTATAAATATTCTTCTTCCGCCGCCATTTTGTAAATGTAGAAATATTCATTGGATCAATAATGCCAGGTTGGTGGGCAGAATTCAGAAAAGGACTTTATGGTGGCTAAAAGTACGATAGGTTAAAGTTGGCAAGGATGGTTTTAAGAAAAGGACAAAATGCTTCAATGACATAAGATGTGTCTATTTTATGTCGTTTATAacatatattttagtattttttcaAACCAATTTTGGCTTTTCCTCTTTTAACGTAAGATTCGACAAATGTCAGCTATgtctaaaaaatgtttatatctgTATGTTATCTAGAAATACTATATTTCGACTATGGATCCACGTATGGAGACAGTAGCCTGCGAGAGACTTTTGAAAGAAATACAAAGGCGCTCGGAGAGTACATATCTCCATCGTTTACTCCTCCGAATGGCTTTCCAGTTGGATCCGAATTTTTACCCAAACTTTATGTAAGTGTGAcatttattgtaggcctattgaatGCTATGGATCAGTTATACTAATTGTGTAACTATTACTGTTCTTGTAGCCGTATTCTTCTGTAGACACATTGTCGGATACTTAGTGTCAGTTGACTTCACTGCTGGTGTATGGATATGTCAAAAATACTTCATAATAGCCTTTCAATTTAAACTTGTCATGCAATAGTAGGCTAGATGATTGTATACCCTAAATTATctttttctacactatcaaactatatttgaaaaaaaaatgtgatgtacccatatatgggcatgattaTATATTTTGGTACATCATATGTTGTTGTCAcatcacaagtttgatagtgtagacagagctttagaatctATAATAAcgatgaaatgaatgaataatcaTTAATATTACAATTGTTTTTGTACACACATACAAAACCcgttatttataatttgtattttctaaTCCTTTGACAGTTTACGGAAAATGGAATTTTTATCTTGGTAAATAATAACGATGATATTGTGAGTTACACATATCCGCCTTCTTCAGGTTTTGTTAGCGGCGATAGAAGGAACATTATTGCTCCATTCTGGGCTGATGGTGACATGTCAACAGACATTGGAGATGTTTTATACCAGGTATGGATGCTGTCTTCATATTatcttgttttgtttaaatttaccaATTGTATTGATATACGTGAATAGGATCAGTTTTTCCATTGTTACGGGATCAGGTAAAGGTTTGTACAAAATACTCAGGCCTACTAGTGTAAAAAAGGGAAAACAACTGATATGTAGATGTTACTCTTTCTATTTCTAACCCATATTGAATCTTCAAACTCTGAAAAGCCAAACTTTGTTCGGTCGGAATAATTTGTCCACAAACTTGGATGTTTCTATTAGTCAACCAAGGCTTGGAAACACACGAGATACCTCTTACGAATGCCCGGATTACACAATTGTGCTCTAAAACCGCTGCACTAAGTATTATGCTATAATGTTATTGTTGCTTTGGTAAAGTAATGTGCTGTAATTCGTTGTGCTATTATCagttacattattataatttttataatataatgtataattataCATTCAGGAGTACGTATCAGGGGATGAAGACGCTCAGCTATTCCTTCCATACCTGTTAGATAGGCTAACAGAACTTACCGCAGCGGCTAGCATCACACTGCCAACAGACTTTACTCCAACATGGGCTTTGAAAGTTACCTGGCTCGATATAGCACAGCGTCCTGCGACTGCCTCAACACGTAAGGTACGGCAATCCTTCGAAATGCAAAAATATGTTATAACTCAAATTATATTCTTTTTTACAAAGTACACTTGGATGTATAaatctaaatatttcaatgtttatttttaaaatatcctTCTTAAGACGTTGCGGTACCTATAGTGAATAAATAGGACCTAATAAATAGGATAAACCTTTGCTAAGTTCGTTTTACATAGTGAAGCAAATTATAACGTATTGTATGTGTACACCAGTTTAATCTTACCATAACGCAGGAATCATTATCATATATCGTCCATTTTTTCAGCAGAACACATTCCAGGCAACCATAATGACTGACGGTCTGTTCAGCTTCGGATTATTTTTTTACGAAGAGGGAGATATGTCATGGGATGCTAGTTTAGAAGATCCAGCATATGCAACCATTGGATACAACGTCGACGCAGAAAATCCAACAAATTTTTTTACCGCCGGTCAATACAGACCCGATGAACATAATGGCAATACGGGAAAGCGCGGGCAATGGGTATTCCGATTAGATACAAATACAGAAGACACCATTAACCCGAGAAAATGGTGTAACGACTGGTATGACCAAGATAAGACAGAATCTTTCTCAACCAGAGGTTTAGGCACATGCCCCTGTACCGTTCAACAAATCGTACGTGACAGTCGCTACGTGTATAATCCGGTAATGTCCTTGTCACAAGACGGGCTTGGTAGAGGAAGTGATGTTGATGACGCACTTTCTAACTATGAAATATCTTCCTCGGTCTTTTCAACCGTTGTAACACTTTTAAATGACAGTAAgactaatatatatttttaatttgaaataattatgtatCGAATGGAACATTTTTTCTTGATTTTTCACCGACGGCAGCAGCCGCTTACAAACGTAGTTATCTGTGTAACTCTAGGAAGATATGTTCACATCTAGGCTACAGGCTAAAGTCACATTGTATGAATTGTAGTTGGTTAGGGATCATCTCAACATTCTTCTACTACAGTTACTTCAGTAACTATGTTACTTCAACAACGTATGATTTTAgattgttttaatgttaatattttagtttattaactgcaaaataaaaaatactaaaagaGCTTCCTAAATAATTGCATTAACGGAGTAAAGTGTAAACAAATTCCAGTTCAATTTAAGTTACGAGCGCATAGAGACATCGTttatttgcgctatataaatctatatattattattattattactgccATAATTGCAGTAGAATAGTTTTGATATGGTCCCTTATGcagattataaatattaatttacattaagctattgttttattcttattatcCATTGCAACAGGAACGTCATACGCAGTATGTTTCCATTCGTCAACGTTTAACTTCTTTTTTTCTGGAACACAATGCTGTTACCGCATCAATGACTTAGCCTTGCTGGAGGGATACAACGGAATTGGAGCTAGCAGTGTTGTTTTTAAATACGCCTATAATTTTGGATTTTTTGGAATATTTTCACAGTATATCAACCACATAGGTAAGATAATAATACTTTTATCAAGTGCAGCTGTATATtggtgcttgccttccaatcccaaggttcaatcctgacctagtggcagggttgtaactcacaactctttcaactccactccgaATGAGCCtttttataagcacgataaactataaaatagtttagctcatcctgtaattggcaagtttgtGATTgatgttggatgagtatgaaataaagtaaaatgaaataaaagataaaagaatataattttattgaaaaccCAATTGAAGACCGATACTTTATTCTCGGGTCATTATGAAGTTCACATTGTAATAAGAGACGGGGATTTTTCACACAATTTCAGAATCGGATTTCTCATACTTGTGTACTTTTTCTCcgataatgtttttgtttgtatacgacttgttatttagtattttaacttattaaatcagacatgattatattttattattatctattataaatGAAAAAGGCGAATATCAATACCACAGCACTACTACCGTATAGTAAATTTATTCCGAAAACAAATCTCctcttttattaaataaaagaggataaatgttatttaaattaattatattactatGTTGAAATCAGTAATGTTTTATCATATTTTCTGAAATGATTgactaaattatgtttttattttaatttgtatttagcGTATGATATTATGCCTCGGTATTATTGTTGCTCTGTGTCCCAAGATGAAAGCTTATGCGAAAAATACGTGGAGCGAAGACCTCAATCAAGCTGTAGGGGATACACTCCACCACGATGGTGtaagatattatatttatatcactgtcctatcagataggtggtaatcacACAAGGACATTTGTAAACCGGTAACCCCCTACTCCtctcgaatgatgaactgggttctttaaagtacacacgagCAAACTCATCAGAGATAATGTTTGtcttaaaattagtttttattaCAAATCTTTAATGATGGCGATTCATCAACATTTTGGTAAATTCAGGCAGAGAAGAGTGAAATGGTAACTAGTAAATTTTAGTAGGGGTCTAACggttttaattttcttttaagttATACGATTTGAGGACTAATCGTTATACTCCTGTTATTTCTAGCATGGATGTTTGGTGACCCCCATATAACGACCAGTGATGGCTATCAATACACCTTCAATGGACATGGCGAATTTCTATGTTCCGATGTTGATAGTGGTCTGTTTCAACTCCAATGTCGAATGTCAACACCTATCTCAGATGAGAACGTTGAGGCTACCATTTTCTCTGCATTTACAGGAGTACATACCATGACCAGTAATACATTTGTAAGTGGTTTTAGAATTGTAAAACTGGTGCATAATTATACAAATCATGAGGAAAATTCAAACactgtttttaatataaatatttgtaatgttAGAGGTACCTGTTTAACgccatacagtacataataaaCGTGCGAACACAACTAAATTATATTAAGTATACACCTGAGTAGGTTCTTTTCATTTGATTTGACGATTTTGGGTCACATGACTG
This is a stretch of genomic DNA from Antedon mediterranea chromosome 3, ecAntMedi1.1, whole genome shotgun sequence. It encodes these proteins:
- the LOC140044010 gene encoding uncharacterized protein, producing MCNVPDAPTYGTVSTNEMVDHGDTIEFACSTGLVLEPATPTIYTCNDGSLEYNIRKHCIDFDECTQDIPCGSNAQCTNTFGSYSCECNDGFEDEGEGQGCEDIDECARGTDTCSDNALCTDTTGSYTCECNDGYRGDGFECIEILYFDYGSTYGDSSLRETFERNTKALGEYISPSFTPPNGFPVGSEFLPKLYFTENGIFILVNNNDDIVSYTYPPSSGFVSGDRRNIIAPFWADGDMSTDIGDVLYQEYVSGDEDAQLFLPYLLDRLTELTAAASITLPTDFTPTWALKVTWLDIAQRPATASTRKTLRYL